GCACCTTATGAAATTGTAATGGAGGTCATTAGCTTTGCAAAAATGTGAGAATTGCAACGCTCATTTTAGTTGGCGAAAAATCTATAAATCCTTGTGGTGGAATTATAAACCTATTGAATGTAACGAATGCGATACAACACACAAGATGACAATGCCAAGCAGGTTGATTTTTGTCTCTATCACTATTCTTCCCATGCTCACTTTCGGTT
The sequence above is drawn from the Sporosarcina luteola genome and encodes:
- a CDS encoding TIGR04104 family putative zinc finger protein, whose translation is MQKCENCNAHFSWRKIYKSLWWNYKPIECNECDTTHKMTMPSRLIFVSITILPMLTFGYFLSPFSNGLMTFSISILILIIGSLLAPFLVTYKKSL